The proteins below come from a single Chrysoperla carnea chromosome 1, inChrCarn1.1, whole genome shotgun sequence genomic window:
- the LOC123292993 gene encoding putative mediator of RNA polymerase II transcription subunit 26 has translation MFNNKLTDMDVDQTTSNNDLNNTTNPNSNSNNSLNSNSSSCTLKRCSSAPMINDIKDIKMNTSPSTTPTNSSTSMFSSMFVPRARRFSASFSPHTTISSQTTPRLTPRVSQLRQEEAVDVTNIREVAHEREIHNTMTMSQSWEDLRLMTTSDTDNAKTTEHQHQILSPNPCRMLPLNITLPTSTIACSSPSPTRAGGISFNNNSNNRSVGCFSPGISGSNTNGMVWKSMSPSPTRKQSFTTRRSLSPTITMRPSSLGPVKRKFELDDDKMSSEQSYPPFKRINLSSPSSSLIPTTTTALSSPSSSLSTSPLSNNNNILLITSNNNKTTTLTNNNTTLDTTSSSETSSLSLSSSIDNDSSSTSVINNSNNNNCNTTPYNNQQQQSMIINDNDNDLQVSPSGNLN, from the exons atgtttaataataaattgacagATATGGATGTGGATCAAACCAcatcaaataatgatttgaataatacTACAAATCCaaatagtaatagtaataatagtttaaatagtAATAGTTCAAGTTGTACCTTAAAACGATGTAGTAGTGCACCTATGATTAATGATATCaaagatattaaaatgaatacatCTCCTTCAACAACACCCACCAATag TTCAACATCAATGTTTTCGAGCATGTTCGTACCAAGAGCTAGACGATTTAGTGCTAGTTTTAGTCCACATACAACGATATCATCA cAAACAACACCTCGATTAACGCCACGTGTATCGCAACTAAGACAAGAAGAAGCTGTTGATGTAACTAACATACGTGAAGTGGCACATGAACGTGAAATTCATAATACAATGACAATGTCACAATCCTGGGAAGATTTACGATTGATGACAACATCAGATACAGATAATGCTAAAACAACTGAGCATCAACATCAAATCTTATCACCAAATCCATGTAGAATGTTAccattaaatattacattaccCACATCAACAATTGCTTGTTCGTCACCGTCTCCAACACGAGCTGGTggtattagttttaataataacagtaaCAATAGATCTGTAGGATGTTTCTCACCAG GTATATCTGGTAGCAACACAAATGGAATGGTATGGAAGAGTATGTCACCATCACCAACACGTAAACAATCATTTACAACACGACGTAGTCTAAGTCCAACAATTACAATGCGACCCAGTTCTCTAGGTCCTGTTAAACGTAAATTTGAATTAGACGATGACAAAATGTCATCAGAGCAATCATATCCACCATTCAAACGAATTAATTTATCATCACCATCATCATCTCTAATACCAACAACAACTACAGCTTTATCATCACCATCGTCATCATTATCTACGTCGccattatcaaataataataatatattattaataaccagtaataacaataaaacaacaacattaacaaataataatacaacattAGATACAACTTCATCATCAGAAAcatcatcattatcattatcatcaaGTATTGATAATGATTCATCATCAACATctgttataaataatagtaataataataattgtaatacaaCACCATATAACaatcaacaacaacaatcaATGATTAtcaatgataatgataatgat TTACAAGTATCGCCATCTGGTAATCTAAATTAG